TGGGTGAAGGAAGGCAAAATTAACGCCGACCAGGCCACCGCTTTTGTGGATGATTTGATGAACCAAATCAAAAACGAGCAGGGACAAATTGAAGCAAATCTGGAAAGACAACTGCGCAATATGCTCCAGGATTTGGGCCTACCCCGTCAGTCGGAAATGGACGAGTTGCGGGGACGTATAGATCGCCTAGAACGACAAATCCGTGACCTGGAAAATCAGCGTTGGCGTTAACCCTGGGTGGGGCCCATTGGCCCTGGTGAACAGTGACAAAACAATTGCACGATAGAGTTTATGGAGAATAGGGAACTCGAATCCCTGACCTCTGCGGTGCGATCGCAGCGCTCTACCAACTGAGCTAATTCCCCGAACTGACCCTCCATTCTAGCATTCGATGTTGCTGTTCGTTATCTGTTTTAATTTTGTCCTAGCCCTGGGCAATGTCTTCTTAGCCGTTAGGCTTTACTTTGTCTATCGACAGTTACAGCAACTCACCAAGCGTTTAGACCATTGGGAAAGCTGTTGCCATAACCTGTTTGCTCCGGCCCCTGCCCTGTTGACCAATTTGGCCCAAAAAAATCGACATTTACGTCAGCAGTACAATCTCTTGCTAAAACGTTGGTCTTTGATCAAAGGGGTGTTACAAATTTGGCAGTTGGCTAGTCAGGGTCGCTGGTGGGCGAACTTGGTTAATGATTAGGGAAAAATTAAGTTTTACAAAAATTTCCTGGCACAGTTGAAGAAACTTTCAGCAAATTAATCGCAGCAAAACCAATGAAACCCAAAGTGGCGATCGCCTGTCAGGGTGGGGGCAGCCAAACTGCTTTCACCGCCGGTGTAATGAAGGCTCTGTTCGAGAACAAGATGCAAGACCACTTCGACATTGTGAGTTTGAGTGGTACTTCTGGAGGCGCTATTTGTGCCCTACTAATTTGGTATGCCCTGAAAAAAGGAGAAAATCCGGTCTGGAAAAGATTGCTTGATTTTTGGCTGGATAACAGTGCCCAAACCTATCAGGAAAGATTTTTTAATGATTTTGTCATTAGGTCTCTGGAGTTGACCAGCAAAGGCATCGTTCCCCAGTATAGTGTGACTCCCTATTCTCCCCTAGCCCAGACCTGGTTAGCTTCGGCTACCCAAGGGTTACGGAGTCGCTTTATCAATTTAGAAGAATTGTTACAGGTTCATGTCGATTTTTCAGAGTTAGCAACTTGGGGCAAGCAATTAGAGCCCCCGGTACTTTTAATTGGAGCTTGCAATATTCTGACGGGAAAACTAGATAAGTTTAATTCTCGCCAGGAAGCCATAAGAATAGAGCATCTGCTTGCTTCGGCCTGTGTGCCAAATATTTTTCCCACCGTTGTTATTGAAGAAGAGGGTGAAAAAAAAGCTTACTGGGATGGCTTATTTTCTGATAATCCTCCCATTCGTTCTTTATACAGGCAAGATTTTGTCGGTATTGAGAACATTCCCCAGGAAATTTGGGTAATTAAAATTAATCCGACCCAGACCGATAAAATTCCCACCGATGCCGATGACATTGCCGATCGCCGCAATGAGTTGGAAGGGAATGTTTCTTTATTTCAAAGCCTGGATCAAATCGAATTTCTCAATTATTTATTTATAAAAGGAGCTTTTAAAGAGGAGTTTTTACAGGAAGTTGGCATCAAAGAGCCGTTAAAAATACCTAAGTCTTTTCCTGAAGATCCCGACCAAACTTATCATATACCAGCCATTGAAATGTCACCGGAATTGGCTAAAAGTTTAAATTATGAAAATAAATTAGATCGTTGCCCAGAAAACATTAATCGGCTGATTGCCGACGGAGAAAAACAGGGAAAGAAATTTATCCAAACGAGACTCCAACAAATGGGTATTCATTGATTATGAGCAAAAAATATGAGCTTTTATTTTAAGGTCATCAGGGCTAATCATTGTATTTCTTATCACTTTAATTCCTGCCCATGTACTCACCCAAACTAGCCCATATCCCCAATCGTTACAATCCTCTAATCAATCTAAATAAACTTTGGTATTACTAAGAAATATTCCTTTATTTTCTATCGAAGTTCCCTAAGGATGATATTTATGACTGGATATTAATATTTTTATGATGATAAGTTAAGTCCAAGGCAAACTAATTTTTAACCGTTGACAATGCTAAAAAAAATTTTCATTCTCGTCATGCTGTTAGCGATCGCCGGAGCGGGACTGGGTTACTATTTTTGGCGGCGGGCCACCCAAATTCCGGCTTGGTTTGAGGCAGAAACATCCACGCCCTCCATTGCTCCCCCAGCCGATTTTCTTCAGGAGAAGATTCGTCAAGAAATTGCCCAAAAGAATGATGGCGATCGCCAGGAACCAGTGAGGGTTACTTTGACAGAAAAAGAATTAGGGCAGGTCTTGCAAGGGGAAGTGGATCGTCAGTTGAAGATGGAATCTATACCCAGACTGCAAACTCAAATTAGGGGGGAAACCTTGGAAGTGGGCACAGTATTGGACCCCCAAATGTTGGACAATGCCCAACTGTCCCCGGGCCAAAAACGCATTGTTGATCGGGTTTTACCACTGTTACCGAGTCAAAATCAGCCTTTTTATGTTGCCTTAGAAGGTACGCCCCAACTGGCAGCAGGGCAATTGATTATGACGGAAAATTCCCGCATTAAAATTGGTGAGTTGAGCTTTCGCATCGGAGATATGGCCCAACGGTTAAATATTCCCCCGGAGAAGTTAAACCAATTACTGCAAGTAAATCTAGATGAGTTAAATTTACAGGGCGTACAAGTACAAGATGGCATGATGCAGTTAGAAGTTAATCCTTGACCTTAATTCCCCCTATTCTTCTCTACGGCACTAGATAAAATCATTGAGCATATCCCGTATGAAACTAGCAATGGGGATAGCCACTAAAATACCTAACAATCCGGCCACCTTGGCACCAATCATCAAGGAAAGTAAAATCCAAACGGGGTGCACCCCGGTGACACGACCCAGTAATTTTGGGGCTAGGCCATTTTCCACCACCTGATCCACTACAGTGGCGATCGCCAAGACTTTAATGCCCAACCAAATGCTCTGAAAACTGGCAATAATACTGATTAAAACAATGCTGGTGCCTCCCCCAAAGGGAAAGAAAGCCATAAAGCCAACAAACATACCAAATAGTAGGGCCAGGGGCACTTGAAAAATGCTTAGAGAAATGATTAAACTAACCCCTAGCAACGCCGCCACGGTGGCTTGGCCAATGTAGTAATTCTGAAAACTATGGCGTAATCTTTGTCGTACCTTATGACGCCAATCAATGGGTAACCAACGGAATATGCCATCCCAAAATGTCTGTCCCCGCAGCAATAAATAGACAGTCATAATAAAGATAAAGCCGGCTTCTACTAAGCTACCTGCAGTCCAAATCAATAAATTTATTAATTGGTTGGTAATGGAGCGAATTTGGTTAGGAAACTCATTGGATAATTCCCGGCCCCAAGCACGGAAATTGGTGGGAATTTCCCACTGATTGCTTAAATTATCTAGGCTTTCTAAGTGGCGATCGCCCAGGGCATTGAGATGGGGCAAAAGTTGTAAAACAGTACGAATTTGATCTACTAATTTGGGAATTACCAACAGACCAATCACCGCCAAAATAATCGCCGTGGTGAGTAATACCAATGCCACTGCGTAGGGCAACTTTAGACGGGGATAGCGCTGGAGCCAACGCACCGGATAACCGAGAATAAAAGCGACCAGGTTCGCAATAATAAAAATTCTCAGGGGGGACTGGAAATAATCCAATATCTGCAGTAGTACCCAACCGTTGAGCAGACACAGGGGCAACGTCAGACCAATCCACAACCAACGGCGATCGCCAGGGGGCATATTGGGCCAATTCATCAAAAAATAAAATAGTTAAACAATCCCAGCGACGGCAATTATCCTGGACTAATCGATCGCTTCATAGTCACTGTAAACAGTTTCATCAGCGTCAAAGTCAAATTCCTCCCCGTCATCTAGACCGTACACTGGAGCAGTTTCCACATAATCCATCCCACCGGGATTGACGGTGCCATTGATCATAGTGCCCGGTGTCATGGTGATGCCCGAGGACGCTTGGATAGGATTCAAATTGGTTTCCAGGGATTCAATCATTTGACTTGTCCCACTGCTAGTGCCCTGAACAAAATTGGCAAATTCATTACTAGCAGCCCCTTTGCCCTGTTGATAGACTTCCGTACCAATCAGTAAAATAATTTGCCGGAATTCCTCCACCAAGGTCTGCAATTTCTCCACCGGCGTATTGGGGGTCCGTAAGGCGATCGCCAATTGGTCCTTCTTCTGCTTGCCAGAAGACTTGAGTTCTTCCCGCACTAGTTCACCGCTTTCCTGGAGTGTAGTCTCGTAGGTGTGGAAAAGGCTATCCGCTTGGTTTTGTAGTTCCATCATCCGCAGACGCAATTGATCCTGGGCGGCATACTGTTGCGCCTCCTGGCGCATCTTTTCAATTTCTCCGCCGCTCAAGCCACCGGTATGGCTAATCACAATACTCTGTTCCTTGCCTGTGCCTTGGTCCTGGGCAGAAACCTTGAGAATACCATTAACATCAATTTCAAAGCTGACCTCAATTTGGGGCATCCCCCGGGGAGCGGGAGGAATCCCCGCCAGTAAGAACTTACCCAGGCTTTTGTTATCCCTGGCCATGGCCCTTTCCCCCTGGATAACATGGATTTCCACCGATGTTTGTCCGTCGACCGCTGTGGAAAACACTTCTGAGCGACTAGTGGGAATGGTGGTATTGCGTTCAATGATTTTTGTTGTTACCTCCCCTAGGGTCTCCAAACCCAGGGATAAAGGCGTTACATCCAACAGCAACACATCCTCCACCTCGCCACCAATGACCCCAGCTTGAATAGCGGCTCCTAAAGCTACTGCCTCATCTGGGTTAACGGAACGCTCTAACTGACTGTCGGGAAAAAATTCTTGAATAACCCGTTGAATGGCCGGAATACGGGTAGAGCCTCCCACCAGAATAACTCGGTGGACATCACTGGCCCTGATCTCACCATCGTCCAATGCCTGGGTGAGGGGAACCCTAGTATCTTCTAGTAATTGCTTAGTTAACTCCTCAAACTGGCTCCGGGCAAGTTCCATTTCCAAGTGTTTGGGTCCCGACTCATCTGCGGTGATAAAAGGCAAGTTAATGGTCGTATTCAGCATGCTGGAGAGTTCGATTTTGGCCTTCTCCGCCGCCTCCCGTAGTCGTTGAATCGCCATTTTATCGGTGCTTAAGTCAATATTTTCCTTTTGCTTAAAGGATTCTGCCATCCACTGGACAACGCAATTATCAAAATCATCCCCCCCCAGATGGTTATTACCAGAGGTGGATAGCACTTCAAATACTCCGTTACCAAGCTGTAGCAGGGAAACATCAAATGTGCCCCCCCCCAAGTCAAACACCAAAATTAACTCTTCCGTTTCCTGTTTATCTAGCCCATAGGCCAAAGCCGCCGCCGTTGGCTCATTGATAATCCGCAATACTTCCAAACCGGCGATCGTCCCTGCATCCTTCGTCGCTTGGCGCTGGGCATCGGTGAAATAGGCCGGCACGGTAATCACTGCCTGGGTAACCGGCTCCCCCAAAAAAGCCTCAGAGTCCGCCTTCAGTTTTTGCAAAATCATGGCGGAAATTTCTTGGGGAGTATAGGATTGTCCGCGAATAGACACACTGACGGTATCGTCCCGCCCCTTAACGCAGTTATAGGGCACCCGGGAACGTTCCTCCACCGTGTCATCCCAGCGTCGCCCAATAAAGCGTTTGATGCTGTACACCGTATTTTCCGCATTGGTCACCGATTGACGCTTGGCCAATTGCCCCACTAACCGCTGGGAACCTTTGGTGAAACCCACAATGCTGGGGGTGGTACGGCCTCCCTCCGTGTTGGTAATCACAATAGGTTTGCCCCCCTCCAACACAGAAGCACAACTGTTGGTGGTTCCCAAATCAATGCCAATGACTTTGCCCATAACTGCTGACCCCGAAAAACAATTGGTGACTTCTAGGTATTTTCTAGGAAAATTTAAGTCTTTTGATGCAAATTTAGACCATTAAGCCCCACTTGGCCATCCTTAGAGCCCATTTTATATTCCCATTCCTTTTTTCCCATTCTTCGACCCTGGAGTGATCGGAGTTTTTGCAAGACTGAAAACGCCGAAAATAGAACGAGGGACAGTGGAATGTCCCCCAAAATGACTGAGTACTAGGGGTTAGCTCCCGCCTCTCCATTCACCACTTCAGCTCCTTCTTCCGGAGCCACCGCCACCTTGACCATGGAATGACGCAGCACAATGTCATCTAAAAGATAACCCCGCACCAACTCCTCAATCACCGTATCCTCGGGATATTCAGCGGTGGGTTCCCGGAGCATCGCCTCATGGTATTTAGGATCAAAAGGTTTTCCCTCAGGGCGCATGGGAGCTACCCCCAAACCTTTAAGGCTGTCCACCAGGTTTTTGTACACCCCCTGATAACTTTTGTGGATCTGATTTTCCCCGTCGGAGTTGGGCTTGATCTGGGTGCGGGCCCGCTCAAAATTGTCCACCACCGGCAAAAGTTCTGTTATGGTCCTTCCTTTGATGAGTTTTGCTTGCTCCTCTTTCTCCCGCTGGGTGCGCTTGCGAAAATTATCAAATTCAGCTGCCAGGGCCACGTAACGCTTTTTGATGGAGTCTAGTTGCTCCGACTGTTCAGCCAATTCCTGGCGATGGCTGGCCAGGTCTTTTTGCAGAATGGCAATTATCTCTTCACTGCTTTTTTCTTGTTCCAGCGGCCCCCCTTCCGTTTCTGTGGCAGCGCCAATCCTCGGATCTTCCGACTGTTCCCCGGACGGCTCTCCTAAAACAGCATCAGTGGGCTGGGGACTTTCCTCCGGAGTTACGGCAGGAACATCACTGGCCTCTGGGGAGACAGGATTGGTTTGATTTTCGAGGGAAACTTGATCTTCGTTCATCTTTATAAGGTGAAACCTAGTTGTACACTTTATCTAAGCGTAACCCGACCTGAAAAAAACTCCGAATCCGATCGGGAGTTATGACGATGTTATTTCAATTCAGGTAAGTTAGTGCGGCCAGTTAACTAGACCGGAGGATTATCATTGTGAATAATCACCGATGGTCACCATTGGCTAGGGAATAGTTTACATCATACGAATCTGGGTAGGTCTTGCTATGACATCTTCCTCCTCTTCCAAGAAAAGCCGTGCCGTTGCCCTACGAAATTATTTTTCCCCCTTCGGCAATAAATTGGTGGCGGGGGGCCATGTAGATGCTGAACAATTGCGACAGGCCCTAGTCCAGGTGAAAAAAACTGGGCGGTCTTTGCCCGAGGAACTTAAGGCAGTCACTGGCCGAGAATTGTCCCCAGAACTACTGCGGCAGTACAAAAAAAATCAGTTATTTGAGCTCAAAGTACTTTACGGGGTGGACAGCGTCGATCCGGAGGTTGCCCCGATCGCCACCCAGCAAATGGCCGAGTTGATTGGGCGATTTTTTCCTTTGGATACTTGTCGGCGATTCAAGTTTTTGCCCTTAGCCCAGCAGGAAGGCGACCCCCCCAGTGTGCTAGTGGCCATGGTGGACCCCGATAACTTGGCTGCCCAGGACGAGCTAAACCGAATTTTGCGGGTTAAAGGTTTTGAATTGCGCCGCTTGGTGGTCACCCAAGATGATTTTAACCAACTGTTGGAACAGTACTATGCCATCCGGGAAGAGTGGGAGGCGGCCCAGGAAAAAAGGGACCAGGAAAGGGCCCTTGATAAACTTAATGATTTGACGGATATTGTCGGCTCCATCGACATGAATCTGGGGGAGGACAAAGAAGATGTAGATAATGCTCTAGACTCCAACGATGCTAACCAAGCACCGGTGATTAACCTGGTCAACAAAATTTTGGCTAAGGCTCTCCAGGAAGGAACTTCCGACATTCACGTGGAGCCGCAGGAAGAAACCCTGAGAATTCGTTTCCGCAAGGATGGGGTTTTAAATCAGGCTTTCGATCCCCTGCCCCGCAAAATTACCCCCGCCGTGGTGGCCCGTTTTAAAATTATGGCGGACATGGACATTGCGGAGAGGCGATCGCCCCAGGATGGCAAAATTCGCCGTATTTACCAGGGCAGGAAGGTGGATTTTCGGGTTAATACCCTACCCAGCCGCTATGGGGAAAAGGTTTGTTTGCGGATTTTGGACAACTCCGCCACTCAGTTGGGCTTAGATTTTCTAATCACTAACCCCGAAACCCTACAAACGGTAAGGGAATTGGCCGCCCGGCCCTATGGCTTAATGTTGGTGACGGGGCCCACCGGATCGGGAAAATCCACCACCCTCTACTCGGTGTTGGCGGAACGCAATAGCCCCGAGGTGAATATCAACACAGCGGAGGACCCGATTGAGTATGCTCTACCGGGCATTACCCAAGTGCAGGTGATTCGGGAAAAGGGCATGGATTTTTCCAATATTCTGCGGGCATTTATGCGTCAGGATCCCGATGTGATTCTGGTGGGGGAAACCAGGGATAAGGAGACGGCCAAAACGGCCATTGAGGCGGCTCTGACTGGACACTTAGTTCTCACTACTCTCCACACCAATGATGCGGCCGGGGCGATCGCCAGATTGGATGAAATGGGAGTGGAGCCGTTTATGGTTTCTGGGTCATTGTTGGGGGTGTTGGCCCAACGGCTGATGCGGAAAGTTTGTACGGAATGTCGCATTGCTTACCACCCTAGCAAGGAAGAATTGTCCCGCTTTGGGCTGTCCGCTTCCGGGGATGAAGTGGTTACTTTTTATAAAGCCAATTCCCTCAGTCCCGACGAAATCCATCTTGCCCGTCAAAAAGGTAATTTATGTCAAAAATGTAGTGGCAGTGGCTATAAGGGTCGGGTGGGGGTCTATGAGGTGATGCGTAATTCTGAGCGTATTGCTGAATTGATTAACCAGGGGGCCACCACTGACCGCATTAAGGATTGTGCGGTGGAAGAGGGCATGATCACCCTATTGGCCTATAGTCTTAATTTAGTGCAGGAAGGCTACACCACCCTAGAGGAGGTGGAACGGGTCACTTTCACCGATACCGGACTGGAGTCAGAAATGCGGGCTAAGCGCAAGAGTGCTTTAACCTGTCGTACGTGTGCGGCGGAACTGCAACAGGAATGGCTTGATTGTCCCTATTGCATGACTTCCCGGTTTAGCTAAATAGCGATGGGGGTGAGGGGGGAATTAGCTCTGTCCATGGACCATTGATAGGTGCACTGTCTTCCATTCTTTACCATTGACCAATGCCAGACACTAGCGCCTTTTCCGCAACAACTCGGCCCT
The genomic region above belongs to Synechocystis sp. PCC 6803 substr. PCC-P and contains:
- a CDS encoding phasin family protein, translated to MDTNDWLKQLLMIGVGTTTLVAEKLSDVSDQWVKEGKINADQATAFVDDLMNQIKNEQGQIEANLERQLRNMLQDLGLPRQSEMDELRGRIDRLERQIRDLENQRWR
- the grpE gene encoding nucleotide exchange factor GrpE gives rise to the protein MNEDQVSLENQTNPVSPEASDVPAVTPEESPQPTDAVLGEPSGEQSEDPRIGAATETEGGPLEQEKSSEEIIAILQKDLASHRQELAEQSEQLDSIKKRYVALAAEFDNFRKRTQREKEEQAKLIKGRTITELLPVVDNFERARTQIKPNSDGENQIHKSYQGVYKNLVDSLKGLGVAPMRPEGKPFDPKYHEAMLREPTAEYPEDTVIEELVRGYLLDDIVLRHSMVKVAVAPEEGAEVVNGEAGANP
- the dnaK gene encoding molecular chaperone DnaK, which gives rise to MGKVIGIDLGTTNSCASVLEGGKPIVITNTEGGRTTPSIVGFTKGSQRLVGQLAKRQSVTNAENTVYSIKRFIGRRWDDTVEERSRVPYNCVKGRDDTVSVSIRGQSYTPQEISAMILQKLKADSEAFLGEPVTQAVITVPAYFTDAQRQATKDAGTIAGLEVLRIINEPTAAALAYGLDKQETEELILVFDLGGGTFDVSLLQLGNGVFEVLSTSGNNHLGGDDFDNCVVQWMAESFKQKENIDLSTDKMAIQRLREAAEKAKIELSSMLNTTINLPFITADESGPKHLEMELARSQFEELTKQLLEDTRVPLTQALDDGEIRASDVHRVILVGGSTRIPAIQRVIQEFFPDSQLERSVNPDEAVALGAAIQAGVIGGEVEDVLLLDVTPLSLGLETLGEVTTKIIERNTTIPTSRSEVFSTAVDGQTSVEIHVIQGERAMARDNKSLGKFLLAGIPPAPRGMPQIEVSFEIDVNGILKVSAQDQGTGKEQSIVISHTGGLSGGEIEKMRQEAQQYAAQDQLRLRMMELQNQADSLFHTYETTLQESGELVREELKSSGKQKKDQLAIALRTPNTPVEKLQTLVEEFRQIILLIGTEVYQQGKGAASNEFANFVQGTSSGTSQMIESLETNLNPIQASSGITMTPGTMINGTVNPGGMDYVETAPVYGLDDGEEFDFDADETVYSDYEAID
- a CDS encoding patatin-like phospholipase family protein, with translation MKPKVAIACQGGGSQTAFTAGVMKALFENKMQDHFDIVSLSGTSGGAICALLIWYALKKGENPVWKRLLDFWLDNSAQTYQERFFNDFVIRSLELTSKGIVPQYSVTPYSPLAQTWLASATQGLRSRFINLEELLQVHVDFSELATWGKQLEPPVLLIGACNILTGKLDKFNSRQEAIRIEHLLASACVPNIFPTVVIEEEGEKKAYWDGLFSDNPPIRSLYRQDFVGIENIPQEIWVIKINPTQTDKIPTDADDIADRRNELEGNVSLFQSLDQIEFLNYLFIKGAFKEEFLQEVGIKEPLKIPKSFPEDPDQTYHIPAIEMSPELAKSLNYENKLDRCPENINRLIADGEKQGKKFIQTRLQQMGIH
- a CDS encoding AI-2E family transporter encodes the protein MNWPNMPPGDRRWLWIGLTLPLCLLNGWVLLQILDYFQSPLRIFIIANLVAFILGYPVRWLQRYPRLKLPYAVALVLLTTAIILAVIGLLVIPKLVDQIRTVLQLLPHLNALGDRHLESLDNLSNQWEIPTNFRAWGRELSNEFPNQIRSITNQLINLLIWTAGSLVEAGFIFIMTVYLLLRGQTFWDGIFRWLPIDWRHKVRQRLRHSFQNYYIGQATVAALLGVSLIISLSIFQVPLALLFGMFVGFMAFFPFGGGTSIVLISIIASFQSIWLGIKVLAIATVVDQVVENGLAPKLLGRVTGVHPVWILLSLMIGAKVAGLLGILVAIPIASFIRDMLNDFI
- a CDS encoding GspE/PulE family protein, which codes for MTSSSSSKKSRAVALRNYFSPFGNKLVAGGHVDAEQLRQALVQVKKTGRSLPEELKAVTGRELSPELLRQYKKNQLFELKVLYGVDSVDPEVAPIATQQMAELIGRFFPLDTCRRFKFLPLAQQEGDPPSVLVAMVDPDNLAAQDELNRILRVKGFELRRLVVTQDDFNQLLEQYYAIREEWEAAQEKRDQERALDKLNDLTDIVGSIDMNLGEDKEDVDNALDSNDANQAPVINLVNKILAKALQEGTSDIHVEPQEETLRIRFRKDGVLNQAFDPLPRKITPAVVARFKIMADMDIAERRSPQDGKIRRIYQGRKVDFRVNTLPSRYGEKVCLRILDNSATQLGLDFLITNPETLQTVRELAARPYGLMLVTGPTGSGKSTTLYSVLAERNSPEVNINTAEDPIEYALPGITQVQVIREKGMDFSNILRAFMRQDPDVILVGETRDKETAKTAIEAALTGHLVLTTLHTNDAAGAIARLDEMGVEPFMVSGSLLGVLAQRLMRKVCTECRIAYHPSKEELSRFGLSASGDEVVTFYKANSLSPDEIHLARQKGNLCQKCSGSGYKGRVGVYEVMRNSERIAELINQGATTDRIKDCAVEEGMITLLAYSLNLVQEGYTTLEEVERVTFTDTGLESEMRAKRKSALTCRTCAAELQQEWLDCPYCMTSRFS